The nucleotide sequence TCTGAATTCTCTCTTTCTGATGCTGTGCTGTCAGGAGATGTTTATAAAACTTACTGACTCTAGAATTGCATTTCCCAGCAAAGGCAAAAAACTAGAATAGCAAAAACTATTCTGAAAAAGTTAGAGCTATTACACCacccagcctgtgtgtgtgtacatgcttatatgtgtttgcatttttgggtgctgtgtacatgtgtgtgcatgtacgtgtggaGGCCCAAGATCAAACTTCGCTGTCTTCCCTAGTTTTTCACTTTATGTCTTGAGAAGGTCTCTCACTGGTACCTAGGGCTTGCTGATTTGCTGGTTCACTGTCCAGCAAGCTTCCAGGGATcaacctgtctttgcctccccagcctgagaacacaaacacatgcatccGCATCCCTGAATGGTTATGTAGATGCTGGGTATCAGACtcctgcttgcatggcaagcattttaaTAACTGAGCTATAGCCTCCACTGCTGTGgcataatcctcttgtacactgtaaagatttgtcactcaaattgatttaataaaatgctgattggctgtagccaggcaggaagtataggtggggcaaccaaactaaggatgatgggatggggaagggtggagtcaggagtcaccagccagatgcagagggaacaggagatgaatgtgccatgctaataaaggtactgccatgtggcagagtgtaaataagacatatgggttaacttaaaatgtaagagctagttagtaataagagtaagcatttataagtaatattaaacctctgagtCGATTATTTGGGAAGTGGCCACCCCATATTTGGGAacaggtgggcaggagagaaacattTGACAGCACTCACTCTCAAAAATACCCGTTTAACAGTTTCCAAATGGAAACGTGACTCAGTTATACAGTAAAGGACAAATGTcaagagaaaaatgtaataattCTCTAATATCTTCTGAGATATGAATGTGAAGAATTAAAATCACATACTCATAAATTGAAAAATACTTGAGAATAAAGATGTAAAGTCTCTAGCAGTAATAGGTGAGTTGCAATTGATTgctataaaagaataaaagagacaaCTTTTAAAAACTCCAGATAGGTGAAATGTGACTTTGTCATAAAACAAATCAGTTTTTCTTATTAGTAggtatatattaaaagaaaaaaaaagctcagttggccaggtggtgatggtggcacacacctttaatcccagctctcgggaggcagaggcaggtgaatctctgtgagtttgagaccagcctggtctactagagctagttccaggacaggttccaaagctacagagaaaccctgtctcaaaaaaaaataacaaaaacaaaaacaaaacaaaaaaaaaaaacctcagttgGTAGCTCAAGTGTCAGAAGCTTTgggctcagtctccagcacctCTTAAATCAGGCACGGTGGTTCCttagcactagggaagtggaggcaggaggatcagaagttcaagtcatcctcagctacatagcgggttcaaggccatcttgggatacacaagaccctgtttcaaaaggaaaggaaaaaatacacaaaacagcagaaggaaagaataCTGTTATTATAACCCAAATCTTACCAGTAAACActtcatagaatttttttttcataaaagggATACTTACATAAATGTCTCTTGGTTCAAAgtctaaatatattttctctggtCCTTTGCAGAAAATCCACCCCTACCTTAGAACAATTTTTATAGCAATCACAGGTTCCATCTGTGCTCTTTTTAGCTGTGGCCCATCAAAATCGATGTATTGCAAATTCGTGTCGTTTATATGTAACTTCTGAGTGTATGGGGGTTTTCTTGTAGTCTTTGTTCAAAACTCTGAAATACAATGTGATAAAGActaataggagaggaggtgcctagtctcactgcaccTTGATACGCCATGGCTGAGGATATACACGGGAGGCTGCCCTTTcctgaagagaaagggggaggagtgGATGTGGAAAGGGttgtgggaggggctgggaggagaggagggagggaggggaaactgactGGGCTTGCAAAAGGtaattaatcaatcaattaaaGTGGACTGCACACACTGTATGATGCCAGTCTTTAATAATGTTTAGGTTTGCTTTATGGCAACATTCAGTCCATGTGACAGGTATTCACTATGACTGTGAAGTGCTGTTCTCGTGTCCCTTGTCCCCTGCAGCTGTGGGTGCTTGTGACTTCGTACACCTCCCGTGCAGAGCCCAGGCATGCGCCCGCGCCCTCATCTGTCATCCCTCTTTCCCTTGTCCACTGTTCGTGAAGACTTCATGTCAGAGTGAACTGTTGACTCGTTTGCTATTTTGTGCTATTGTTTTCTTGAAATCCAGTCTAACTTGCCACTGACAAGAGGAAGTGAACGTATTTCCAGAACTGTGTGATTTCCCAGTGCTGGCCATTTAACTGTCTAGGTAGATAATTAGTCTATGAATTAAGGCTGTTAGACTTGATCAGCTGAGGCGTCCAGGTTACTCCTATGCACAGACCATTTTTAATTCTGATATTCGAGTGGCCCCTGTATGTTTTGGAAAAGAGATGGCCTTACACAATTAGAGACTGCTTTGTGTTATCTTACCATAATCACTGGAAACACTTGTGACTGTGTCACTGctcaagagagaaaaaggaaaccagAAAAGCGTAACCTGCCCGGTGGAGTAAATGAGAACATGTGTCGGCTGGTGTTGGTTTGCTGGCTTAGCTGCTGTGCATGAATCTACCGATAATTTAATTATTGTCTGCTGCCCCACAGCCCCTCAGTCAGTGCTCTGCCAGCCACTCAGGCCCAGCTCTGCCACCGCAGGGATATGTAGGTTTCAATTaaatctctattgttctattttcATTAAGATTCAGAGTCAGAGGATGGGGTGAAAACCCACTaactcagagaggctgagtaatGAGCTGGCCTTGCTTTTTGGTTGGAGATGCAAGAGACACACCTCCTCCCTTGTCCTAGAGCCAAGAGAGCTCGCACTCTAGTCCCTGCCTTTTCCTGCCTGCGCATCTTCTCCATCCAAACTGCTGGCTTCTCTATGGCAGTTCAGTTGGCTGGTCACTGTTCTACCCCCTCCCCCTATTCAAGGTGTACCTTTCTGGGCAGTCTCCGGAGTGTCAGAATGTGATCAGAAtgagagaaggagacagaacaTGCTCCCTCTCAGTCTAATTGGGACTGACTTTGAAGTTTTGTAGTAGAAAATTTGCAATACAGTTTGCTGTTATTGGTACAAGGATTGACAACCAGTGTATGTTGGGAAACAGAAGATCaaagatttgatttttaaaaatcatttattgggctggagagatggctcagtggttaagagcactgcttgttcttccagaggtcctgagttcaattcccagcacctacatggtggctcccagccatctgtagtgagatctggtgccctcttctggcctgcaggcatacatgcagccagaatactgagaatactatatatataataagtaaatctttttttttttttttggttttttttttttgagacagggtttctctgtggctttggagcctgtcctggaactaactctgtagaccaggctgatctcgaactcacagagatccacctgcctctgcctcccgagtgctgggattaaaggcgtgcgccaccatcgcccggcaataagtaaatcttaaaaaaataaataaaaatcatttattttgtgtgtggtagGGAATTATTCAGGGCCTTTGTGTTCCAGCCCCCTCCCTCACCATgctagggttcaaactcagggtctcatgcatTCTAGGGAAGCATTCTACCATGAACTATGTCCCTAGCCACGATGCAAGGTATGAGCggtaaaaatataaaaccttGAATGTATAAAACCAAGAATGAACCAAATGTAGCATGGATGTAAGCTAATGTGTCAGCATTCGCCTGTCCTCGTAACAGTTGTGCCGTCTAATGGAAGTTATTAATataggaggaagagatggaaggaaTGGGAGATAATATGCAAACTCTACTTTCTACTCAGTTCTGCAAACCCAAAGACTCAAAaacagtgtgtgtgcgtgtgtatgtgtgtgtgtatgtgtgtgcacatgtgtgtgcgtgtgtatgtgtatgtgtgtgcacatgtgtgtgcgtgtgtatgtgtggtgtgtgtctctgtgtctgtgtgtgtatgtgtgtgtgtatatgcgtctctgtgtgtgcatgtgtgtgtgtctgactgtctctgtgtgtgcatgtatgtgtgtgtctgtgtgtatatgcgtctgtgtgtgtgtgcatgtgtgtgtgtgtgtctgtctctgtgtatgtgttctttcaAATGCTCTTCAATCAGTTCTTAGCATGCAGAGTCAATGTCTAACCCATGTTGTGGGGTTTTGCATTGCTGATGAGTCTTTTGCTACTGGTGTATTTTGAGTTGTAGTCAGGTGGATCTGCCTCTCTTCTGTATTTACTCATTTTCCTCCCCATCACAGTTGGAATGCCAAGATGCCCTAGAAACAGCAGCCCGAGTTGAGGGCCTTCCCCTGGATGTCTCCGTGCATTCTCACCTCCGAATTCTGGACGAGGAGCATACCAAGGGAAAGTACCACCATGGCTTGAGTGCCCTGAAGCCCTTCCGGACCACTTCCAAGTAAGTCTGTGTTAGCTAGTGATTCATGCACAAAGCACTCTAAGTGCATTTGAAGTCTTGGGCTAGCGTGAAGGCAGCTGGGGAGCCCTAATATTTGTCAGGAGCTATTTACCAAAAACTACCGTTCACAAGCACTCAGCCTCTCAGTACGAGCTGACACCTCGTGGTCGGATTTTTCTCTCCGTAGGCACGAGCACCCAGTTGACAATGCTGGACTTTTCTCCTTCATGACGTTTTCATGGCTCTCGCCTCTGGCCTGTGTGGTGTACAAGAAGGGGGAGCTGTTAATGGAGGACGTGTGGCCTTTGTCCAAGTATGAGTCTTCTGATGTGAACTGCAGAAGGTAGGCGCCTCTGGTCCACCTAGGCCTGAGCTAGGTGGGTGGGCCAGCAGCGTGGAGTCTGAAGTGCCAAGGGTGGATAGCCTGTGGACTCTTTCCCTTTCCGTATCTCTGTTTCCCTCTAATTGTGTTTTAACCAAGGGCTTTCTCTCTTagccctgcttctcttcctgagCCGGCAGGGAGATTTTGTTGCTGCCTTGTGACAGTACATTTTTGGTGGTTGTCTCATTAAAACTTAGTTCGTAGCATTGTGTTCTATCACAGGATCCTTCAGAAAGGGTTGGGAGCCCTTGAGAAAGGAAGTTCTTATCCGCACACTTTATTGAAGGGTGGTGGGAACGGCTCCTGCTCTCCTTGTTTTCTATACCGCAAACACTCCCCTTTGGGAGTGAATATTCACAGGCCAGGAGGGACTTTTTCTCTACGAGATGGAGGCTGTGTGTATAACTGTAAAGGAGAGATTTGTGTATGCAGCGTCCAAGCCTGTGACGGCAGGAGGGGTCAAGGGTGTGtcctttcctggggagatgtgtAACATAGGACCTGTGCCCTTGTTAAGACTGGAGAGACTGTGGCAAGAAGAGCTGAATGAAGTGGGGCCCGCCGCCGCCTCCCTGCGAAGGGTTGTGTGGATCTTTTGCCGCACCAGGCTCATCC is from Microtus pennsylvanicus isolate mMicPen1 chromosome 1, mMicPen1.hap1, whole genome shotgun sequence and encodes:
- the Abcc5 gene encoding ATP-binding cassette sub-family C member 5 isoform X3: MKDIDMGKEYIIPSPGYRSVRERSSAAGPHRDREESRFQRSRPLECQDALETAARVEGLPLDVSVHSHLRILDEEHTKGKYHHGLSALKPFRTTSKHEHPVDNAGLFSFMTFSWLSPLACVVYKKGELLMEDVWPLSKYESSDVNCRRLERLWQEELNEVGPAAASLRRVVWIFCRTRLILSIMCLMITQLAGFSGPNFQDGCILRSE